The proteins below come from a single Aegilops tauschii subsp. strangulata cultivar AL8/78 chromosome 6, Aet v6.0, whole genome shotgun sequence genomic window:
- the LOC109779488 gene encoding large ribosomal subunit protein eL39, translating to MPSHKTFRIKQKLAKKQRQNRPIPYWIRMRTDNTIRYNAKRRHWRRTKLGF from the exons ATG CCGTCCCACAAGACCTTCCGCATCAAGCAGAAGCTGGCCAAGAAGCAGCGCCAGAACCGCCCCATCCCCTACTGGATCCGCATGCGGACCGACAACACCATCAG GTACAACGCGAAGCGCAGGCACTGGCGCCGCACCAAGCTCGGGTTCTAG
- the LOC109779499 gene encoding ATPase 2, plasma membrane-type-like produces the protein MASMTLEDVKNETVDLETIPVQEVFAHLKCSKQGLTGTEAQNRLTIFGPNKLEEKTESKLLKFLGFMWNPLSWVMEAAAVMAIVLANGGGKPPDWQDFVGIVTLLFINSTISFIEENNAGNAAAALMAGLAPKTKCLRDGKWSEMDASFLVPGDVISIKLGDIIPADARLLEGDPLKVDQAALTGESMAVNKHAGQGVFSGSTVKQGEIEAVVIATGVHTFFGKAAHLVDSTNNVGHFQQVLTAIGNFCIISIAAGMLVEVVVMYPIQHRAYRDGIDNLLVLLIGGIPIAMPTVLSVTMAIGSHRLSQQGAITKRMTAIEEMAGMDVLCSDKTGTLTLNKLTVDKTLIEVYGKGIDKDTVLLYAARASRVENQDAIDTCIVGMLADAKEARAGIQEVHFLPFNPVEKRTAITYIDGKGDWHRISKGAPEQIIELCRMPKEAEKRVHGLIDQYADRGLRSLGVSYQAVPAKNKDSPGEPWQFVGLLPLFDPPRHDSAETIRRALHLGVNVKMITGDQLAIGKETARRLGMGTNMYPSTTLLGDKSTEMSGLPIDELIEKADGFAGVFPEHKYEIVKRLQDRKHICGMTGDGVNDAPALKKADIGIAVDDATDAARSASDIVLTEPGLSVIVSAVLTSRAIFQRMKNYTIYAVSITIRIVLGFMLVALLWKFDFAPFMVLVIAILNDGTIMTISKDRVKPSPTPDSWKLKEIFATGVVLGTYMALITVLFFYLAHDTEFFPETFGVRSIRENEKEMMAALYLQVSIISQALIFVTRSRSWSFVERPGALLVIAFFVAQLLATCIAVYANWEFCKMQGIGWGWGLSIWAFTVVTYIPLDILKFIIRYALSGRAWNNINNKTAFTNKNDYGKVEREAQWATAQRTLHGLNQGSSNSDMYTDNNGYRELSEIAEQAAKRAEVARLRELHTLKGHVESVVKLKGLDIETINQSYTV, from the exons ATGGCGTCCATGACGCTGGAGGACGTGAAGAACGAGACGGTGGACCTGGAGACCATCCCGGTGCAGGAGGTGTTCGCCCACCTCAAGTGCAGCAAGCAGGGGCTGACCGGCACGGAGGCGCAGAACCGGCTCACCATCTTCGGGCCCAACAAGCTGGAGGAGAAGACGGAGAGCAAGCTGCTCAAGTTCCTCGGCTTCATGTGGAACCCGCTGTCGTGGGTCATGGAGGCCGCCGCCGTCATGGCCATCGTGCTCGCCAACGGCGGCGGCAAGCCCCCCGACTGGCAGGACTTCGTCGGCATCGTCACCCTGCTCTTCATCAACTCCACCATCAGCTTCATCGAGGAGAACAACGCCGggaacgccgccgccgccctcatgGCCGGGCTGGCGCCCAAGACCAAGTGCTTGAGGGACGGCAAGTGGAGCGAGATGGACGCCTCCTTCCTCGTCCCCGGCGACGTCATCAGCATCAAGCTCGGGGACATCATCCCCGCCGACGCCCGGCTGCTCGAGGGCGACCCGCTCAAGGTCGACCAGGCCGCGCTCACCGGGGAGTCCATGGCCGTGAACAAGCACGCCGGCCAGGGCGTCTTCTCCGGGTCCACGGTGAAGCAGGGCGAGATCGAGGCCGTCGTCATCGCCACCGGCGTGCACACCTTCTTCGGCAAGGCGGCGCACCTCGTCGACAGCACCAACAACGTCGGCCACTTCCAGCAGGTGCTCACCGCCATCGGCAACTTCTGCATCATCTCCATCGCCGCCGGGATGCTGGTGGAGGTGGTGGTCATGTACCCGATCCAGCACCGCGCCTACCGCGACGGCATCGACAACCTGCTCGTGCTCCTCATCGGCGGCATCCCCATCGCCATGCCCACCGTGCTGTCCGTCACCATGGCCATCGGCTCCCACCGGCTGTCGCAGCAGggcgccatcaccaagcgcatgACCGCCATCGAGGAGATGGCCGGCATGGACGTTCTGTGCAGCGACAAGACGGGCACCCTCACGCTCAACAAGCTCACCGTCGACAAGACGCTCATCGAGGTGTACGGCAAAGGGATAGACAAGGACACGGTGCTCCTCTACGCCGCCAGGGCGTCCCGCGTGGAGAACCAGGACGCCATCGACACGTGCATCGTCGGCATGCTCGCCGACGCCAAGGAGGCCCGCGCCGGCATCCAGGAGGTGCACTTCCTCCCCTTCAACCCCGTGGAGAAGCGCACGGCCATCACCTACATCGACGGCAAGGGCGACTGGCACCGGATCAGCAAGGGCGCGCCGGAGCAGATCATCGAGCTGTGCCGGATGCCCAAGGAGGCCGAGAAGAGGGTCCACGGCCTGATTGACCAGTACGCCGACCGGGGCCTCCGGTCGCTGGGCGTGTCGTACCAGGCGGTGCCGGCCAAGAACAAGGACAGCCCCGGCGAGCCGTGGCAGTTCGTGGGGCTGCTGCCGCTGTTCGACCCGCCGCGGCACGACAGCGCGGAGACGATCCGGCGCGCGCTGCACCTGGGCGTGAACGTGAAGATGATCACCGGCGACCAGCTGGCCATCGGCAAGGAGACGGCGCGGCGGTTGGGCATGGGCACCAACATGTACCCGTCCACCACGCTGCTGGGCGACAAGAGCACAGAGATGAGCGGGCTCCCCATCGACGAGCTGATCGAGAAGGCGGACGGATTCGCCGGGGTGTTCCCGGAGCACAAGTACGAGATCGTGAAGCGGCTGCAGGACCGGAAGCACATCTGCGGCATGACCGGGGACGGCGTGAACGACGCGCCGGCGCTGAAGAAGGCGGACATCGGGATCGCGGTGGACGACGCGACGGACGCGGCGCGGTCGGCGTCGGACATCGTGCTGACGGAGCCCGGGCTGAGCGTGATCGTGAGCGCGGTGCTCACCAGCCGCGCCATCTTCCAGCGGATGAAGAACTACACCATCTACGCCGTGTCCATCACCATCCGGATCGTTCTCGGGTTCATGCTGGTGGCGCTGCTGTGGAAGTTCGACTTCGCGCCCTTCATGGTGCTCGTCATCGCCATCCTCAACGACGGCACCATCATGACCATCTCCAAGGACCGCGTGAAGCCGTCGCCCACCCCCGACTCGTGGAAGCTCAAGGAGATCTTCGCCACCGGCGTCGTCCTCGGCACCTACATGGCCCTCATCACCGTGCTCTTCTTCTACCTCGCCCACGACACCGAGTTCTTCCCG GAGACGTTCGGGGTGCGGTCGATCCGGGAGAACGAGAAGGAGATGATGGCGGCGCTGTACCTGCAGGTGAGCATCATCAGCCAGGCGCTCATCTTCGTGACGCGGTCGCGGAGCTGGTCGTTCGTGGAGCGGCCGGGGGCGCTGCTGGTGATCGCCTTCTTCGTGGCGCAGCTGCTGGCGACGTGCATCGCCGTGTACGCCAACTGGGAGTTCTGCAAGATGCAGGGGATCGGGTGGGGGTGGGGGCTCTCCATCTGGGCCTTCACCGTCGTCACCTACATCCCGCTCGACATCCTCAAGTTCATCATCCGCTACGCCCTCAGCGGCAGGGCCTGGAACAACATCAACAACAAG ACGGCCTTCACCAACAAGAACGACTACGGCAAGGTGGAGAGGGAGGCGCAGTGGGCGACGGCGCAGAGGACGCTGCACGGCCTCAACCAAGGCAGCAGCAACTCCGACATGTACACCGACAACAACGGCTACCGCGAGCTCTCGGAGATCGCCGAGCAGGCCGCCAAGCGGGCCGAGGTGGCCAGGCTCAGGGAGCTGCACACGCTCAAGGGCCACGTCGAGTCGGTCGTCAAGCTCAAGGGGCTCGACATCGAGACAATAAACCAGAGCTACACGGTATGA